In Sphaeramia orbicularis chromosome 12, fSphaOr1.1, whole genome shotgun sequence, the following proteins share a genomic window:
- the LOC115430831 gene encoding protein mono-ADP-ribosyltransferase PARP12: protein MERGSFPQMEKDILKFICANQGAVNTDDLLFNVCYGESSVFSEVIGNKDKFVSWCSQGQPKVVGRTRLQLCRVKNCQGCRGLHLCKHYLFGGSCKFSRRGCTFSHDLNSCQNQNILKEFELEMLERTELCTLLLQSDNTLLPSICYDYNNSQCNEADACKRLHICEKYLKFDCNCFKTHDFSAPQPLKCLQDRHVPEHLMQVLKSVYSNKEALRSSDKMSSGGNIGNRGSRGNRGNRGNRGNRGNRGNSHQLPRRLSTSDILADLKSTDLTSYTSDITAADDTDGSSDGGPSRKQTARGGRGSRGNRGNRGNRGNRGNAQRLQESRSTSDIFGAVNNPDASGDDKQNRRQQTVKDKTEICMYFIKGHCKHEERCFKAHDKMPYRWQIKQGGQWTAMANNEKIEKDYCDPKNTVSNTDPQVHFDTMTCGSDPVRRISTINSVLEPTFIHTTEWVWYWEDEFGNWREYSTPNARHGSANINSTQLEEKFLNNDKDVVEFTASSQSYSLSFQDWIQTNIKYGTKKLVKRRPRFVSASDVQTQRVRRPQSNFTAVPDYWDKSQILSTGYKRVLLQPSSNEYKEIEKLFCQTLIGFDILKMERIQNKALWEAFQLQKNHMKNNNRGQDVKEKKLFHGTEPKFVDTICATNFDWRLCGVHGTAYGQGSYFARDAKYSHSYTGHSDVRSMFVSRVLVGDFTRGCSEYKRPPSKDGGDLNFYDSCVDDVINPSIFVVFEKHQIYPEYVLQYEEKRSTVSVQNIYGATTTIRPAATPRRVVAPAPVVAPAPVVAPKPVIAPKPASPLYQHTTSSYSYQTSTAHTNPFTQSSSSSPSSASSSAHVFDPYSRSSSSSPSYTTTKPKKESDSCVIV, encoded by the exons ATGGAGAGAGGGAGTTTTCCACAGATGGAGAAGGATATATTAAAGTTCATCTGCGCCAACCAAGGAGCTGTTAACACCGACGACCTGCTGTTTAATGTGTGCTATGGCGAGTCCAGCGTTTTTTCTGAGGTTATTGGCAATAAGGACAAATTTGTGTCCTGGTGTTCCCAGGGACAGCCGAAGGTGGTGGGCCGGACCCGGTTACAGCTGTGCAGGGTCAAGAACTGTCAGGGATGCAGGGGTCTCCACCTGTGTAAACACTACCTGTTCGGTGGCTCCTGCAAATTCAGTCG GAGAGGATGCACGTTCTCACATGACCTGAACTCGTGTCAAAATCAGAACATATTGAAAGAGTTTGAGCTGGAGATGCTGGAAAGGACAGAGCTGTGCACCCTGCTATTGCAAAGCGACAACACTCTCCTGCCGTCT atatgTTATGATTACAATAACAGCCAGTGTAATGAGGCTGATGCCTGTAAGAGACTGCACATCTGTGAGAAGTACCTGAAGTTTGACTGCAACTGCTTCAAGACTCATGACTTTAGTGCTCCACAGCCATTAAAATGTCTGCAGGATAGACATGTGCCAGAGCACCTAATGCAGGTCTTAAAGTCTGTTTATTCCAACAAAGAGGCCTTGAGATCCTCTGACAAAATGAGCAGTGGGGGCAACATAGGCAACAGAGGCAGCAGGGGCAACAGGGGCAACAGAGGCAACAGGGGCAACAGAGGCAACAGGGGCAACAGTCATCAGCTGCCGAGAAGACTTTCCACCTCTGACATCTTAGCTGACCTCAAATCCACGGATCTTACCTCTTATACATCAGACATTACTGCTGCCGACGATACCGATGGAAGTAGCGATGGTGGTCCCAGTAGGAAACAGACTGCCAGGGGGGGGCGTGGCAGCAGAGGCAACAGAGGAAACAGGGGTAACAGGGGTAACAGGGGCAATGCTCAGCGACTGCAAGAATCCCGTTCTACCAGTGACATCTTTGGTGCTGTCAACAACCCAGATGCAAGCGGTGATGataaacaaaacagaagacaacAGACTGTTAAAG ATAAAACTGAAATATGCATGTACTTCATCAAAGGACACTGTAAACACGAAG AACGCTGTTTTAAAGCTCATGATAAGATGCCGTACAGATGGCAGATCAAACAGGGTGGCCAGTGGACTGCTATGGCTAATAATGAGAAGATTGAGAAGGACTACTGTGACCCTAAAAACACAGTCAG TAACACTGATCCCCAAGTGCATTTTGACACAATGACATGTGGATCAGACCCAGTGCGACGCATCTCTACCATTAACAGTGTACTTGAGCCGACGTTTATCCACACCACTGAGTGGGTTTGGTACTGGGAGGATGAATTTGGAAATTGGAGGGAGTATTCCACCCCT aatgCCCGACACGGATCAGCAAATATCAACAGTACACAACTGGAAGAAAAGTTCCTCAATAATGACAAGGATGTAGTGGAGTTCACCGCCAGTTCACAGTCATACTCACTCAGTTTCCAGG ACTGGATACAAACAAACATTAAGTATGGGACTAAGAAGCTTGTGAAAAGACGGCCTCGGTTTGTCTCGGCATCTGATGTTCAGACACAGAGAGTGAG AAGACCTCAGTCAAATTTCACTGCTGTACCAGACTACTGGGACAAAAGTCAAATTCTTTCAACAGGATACAAG CGTGTCCTCCTCCAGCCCTCCTCGAATGAATATAAGGAGATTGAAAAACTCTTTTGCCAAACCCTGATAGGCTTTGACATTCTTAAAATGGAGAGGATCCAGAACAAAGCTCTTTGGGAAGCCTTTCAGTT ACAGAAGAATCACATGAAGAACAACAATCGTGGGCAAgatgtgaaagaaaaaaagctCTTCCATGGGACTGAGCCTAAATTTGTCGATACTATTTGTGCCACCAACTTCGACTGGCGTCTCTGTGGAGTTCATGGAACTGCTTATGGCCAAG GAAGTTATTTTGCACGAGATGCCAAATACTCTCACAGCTACACCGGCCATTCTGATGTGAGATCCATGTTTGTTTCACGGGTGCTGGTGGGAGACTTCACAAGAGGGTGTTCTGAGTACAAGCGGCCTCCTTCCAAAGACGGCGGTGATTTGAACTTCTATGACAGCTGCGTCGACGATGTTATCAACCCTTCCATCTTTGTTGTGTTTGAGAAGCACCAGATCTACCCTGAGTACGTGCTGCAGTATGAAGAAAAGCGCTCAACTGTATCAGTACAAAACATTTATGGAGCAACAACAACAATCAGACCAGCGGCTACTCCAAGACGAGTGGTTGCACCAGCTCCAGTGGTTGCACCAGCTCCAGTGGTTGCACCAAAACCAGTGATTGCACCAAAACCAGCATCTCCACTTTACCAACACACAACAAGCTCTTATTCGTACCAGACAAGCACGGCACACACTAATCCATTCACACagtcttcatcttcttcaccaAGCTCTGCATCAAGCAGCGCACACGTATTTGATCCATACTCAAGGTCTTCATCTTCCTCACCAAGCTACACAACAACCAAACCCAAGAAAGAGTCTGATTCATGTGTTATTGTCTAG